A stretch of Mauremys reevesii isolate NIE-2019 linkage group 25, ASM1616193v1, whole genome shotgun sequence DNA encodes these proteins:
- the LOC120390965 gene encoding intercellular adhesion molecule 3-like: protein MTSRCLCLGLTPLVLLCCLPLARPEPCGLSIVPKDPAVVFGGDVVLNCTSTCSNHTSLGWETSVTKVTNNGIGWMSLNISNLTVWDLEPLCYVRSTHITEKARLHVYRFSLPEIHLGAKMVAGQQGRITCNVSSLVSGSSPSDINVTLSSRGSTLNESRGSPAVGYSFMVQPTQHGQEIMCRAWLRVGHQVLSDSARATLHVWAPPHNVKVSVERLQFGVGANFTVWCSAEGNPPPEVHWELPSNASVELSDRGWTVTVRSAQRAHNGTYRCLPQNGYGNSSGHVDVLVEVSTVPPRSWIVVVAMVLGATVVLGGVGVWWRVRKGRTGQ, encoded by the exons cGCGCCCGGAGCCATGCGGCCTGAGCATCGTGCCCAAGGACCCGGCGGTGGTGTTTGGGGGTGACGTGGTTCTGAACTGCACCAGCACATGCTCCAATCACACCAGCCTGGGCTGGGAGACGTCGGTGACGAAGGTGACGAATAACGGAATCGGCTGGATGTCTCTGAACATCTCCAACCTCACGGTGTGGGACCTGGAGCCCCTGTGCTACGTCCGCTCCACGCACATCACCGAAAAAGCCCGGCTCCACGTGTACC gattCTCACTCCCCGAGATCCACCTGGGAGCCAAGATGGTGGCCGGTCAGCAGGGGCGAATCACCTGCAACGTCTCCAGCCTTGTGTCCGGCTCCAGCCCCTCCGACATCAACGTCACcctgagcagcaggggcagcaccCTCAACGAAAGCCGTGGCAGCCCGGCCGTGGGGTACAGCTTCATGGTACAGCCCACGCAGCATGGGCAGGAGATCATGTGCCGGGCCTGGCTCCGCGTGGGCCACCAGGTGCTGAGTGACAGCGCCAGGGCCACCCTGCACGTCTGGG CCCCGCCCCACAACGTGAAGGTCTCTGTGGAGCGGCTGCAGTTCGGGGTCGGCGCTAACTTCACGGTGTGGTGCAGCGCCGAGGGGAACCCCCCGCCCGAGGTGCACTGGGAGCTGCCCTCCAACGCCAGCGTGGAGCTGTCTGACCGCGGCTGGACGGTGACCGTGCGCTCGGCCCAGCGCGCCCACAACGGGACCTACCGGTGCCTGCCACAGAACGGATACGGGAACAGCTCGGGGCACGTCGATGTCCTCGTCGAAG TCTCCACGGTTCCCCCAAGGTCCTGGATCGTGGTTGTCGCAATGGTGCTGGGGGCGACTGTGGTTCTCGGCGGCGTAGGCGTGTGGTGGCGTGTGAGGAAGGGGAGAACTGGGCAGTGA